From Pongo pygmaeus isolate AG05252 chromosome 1, NHGRI_mPonPyg2-v2.0_pri, whole genome shotgun sequence, one genomic window encodes:
- the TEX46 gene encoding testis-expressed protein 46 isoform X2, which yields MLAELIFLFRSLHGILASAGTIGAVAAWLMSYKPALFGFLFLLLLLSNWLVKYEHKFTVPEPQQEEKPKTSENNSKNNKAVNTEEVNRTHACFALQDEILQRLLFSEMKMKVLENQMFIIWNKMNHHGRSSRHRNFPMRKHRMRRHESICPTLSDCTSSSPS from the exons ATGCTGGCAGAACTGATATTTCTCTTTAGGAGTCTCCATGGGATACTTGCCTCTGCAGGCACCATAGGAGCAGTGGCAGCTTGGCTGATGAGCTATAAGCCAGCCTTGTTTGGGTTCCTATTCCTTCTGCTGTTGCTTAGCAACTGGCTGGTCAAATATGAACACAAGTTTACCGTCCCAGAGCCCCAGCAG gaagagaaaccaAAGACTTCCGAAAACAACTCCAAGAACAACAAGGCCGTGAACACAGAAGAAGTCAATAGAACGCATGCCTGCTTTGCCCTCCAGGACGAGATCCTCCAACGGCTATTGTTCAGTGAAATGAAGATGAAGGTCCTAGAAAATCAGATGTTCAtcatatggaataaaatgaatcACCACGGGCGGTCAAGCAGACATCGGAATTTTCCCATGAGGAAACACAGAATGAGGAGGCATGAGTCAATTTGCCCCACCCTGTCTGACTGTACTTCGAGTTCCCCCAGCTaa
- the TEX46 gene encoding testis-expressed protein 46 isoform X1 yields MLAELIFLFRSLHGILASAGTIGAVAAWLMSYKPALFGFLFLLLLLSNWLVKYEHKFTVPEPQQEEEKPKTSENNSKNNKAVNTEEVNRTHACFALQDEILQRLLFSEMKMKVLENQMFIIWNKMNHHGRSSRHRNFPMRKHRMRRHESICPTLSDCTSSSPS; encoded by the exons ATGCTGGCAGAACTGATATTTCTCTTTAGGAGTCTCCATGGGATACTTGCCTCTGCAGGCACCATAGGAGCAGTGGCAGCTTGGCTGATGAGCTATAAGCCAGCCTTGTTTGGGTTCCTATTCCTTCTGCTGTTGCTTAGCAACTGGCTGGTCAAATATGAACACAAGTTTACCGTCCCAGAGCCCCAGCAG gaggaagagaaaccaAAGACTTCCGAAAACAACTCCAAGAACAACAAGGCCGTGAACACAGAAGAAGTCAATAGAACGCATGCCTGCTTTGCCCTCCAGGACGAGATCCTCCAACGGCTATTGTTCAGTGAAATGAAGATGAAGGTCCTAGAAAATCAGATGTTCAtcatatggaataaaatgaatcACCACGGGCGGTCAAGCAGACATCGGAATTTTCCCATGAGGAAACACAGAATGAGGAGGCATGAGTCAATTTGCCCCACCCTGTCTGACTGTACTTCGAGTTCCCCCAGCTaa